The Sphingobium sp. BYY-5 genome includes a window with the following:
- a CDS encoding efflux RND transporter periplasmic adaptor subunit produces the protein MKSFTYAVPLALALSLAACSGGTADNATPQAHEEDHEEEEGVVTLTDAQIRSAQIELVPVDAAGTKGMLSLPATIEADPQGIQIVTAAIGGRIVALNRNLGETVRGGETLVVVESREAAQIQGDIEAASARLTLARSNLAREQRLFAEKVSPEQDLIAARTAATEAAIALRLARQQLAATGRASGGLNRVALPAPISGQIIGRTALLGQVVAADTEVYRIANLSKLSVSVSLSAADAALIRPGVAVTITGQGRSARATLRFLSPILDAQTRLVPAIVALDNSDASWRIGEAVTAAIDLPVKEGDQSISVPQVAVQTIEGKPSVFVRTRTGFRAMSVETGAVSGERILITRGLKGGERIAATGSFILKAELGKGEAEHGH, from the coding sequence ATGAAGTCATTCACATATGCAGTGCCACTGGCGCTCGCTCTGTCGCTCGCCGCCTGTAGTGGCGGCACGGCAGACAATGCCACACCTCAGGCTCACGAAGAAGATCATGAGGAAGAAGAAGGCGTCGTCACTTTGACCGACGCCCAGATCCGATCGGCCCAGATCGAACTGGTGCCGGTCGATGCAGCGGGCACGAAGGGGATGCTGTCCCTGCCCGCGACGATCGAGGCGGACCCGCAAGGGATTCAGATAGTCACGGCTGCGATTGGTGGCCGCATCGTTGCCCTGAACCGCAATCTGGGCGAGACGGTTCGTGGTGGCGAAACGCTGGTGGTAGTGGAGAGCCGCGAGGCCGCACAGATACAGGGCGATATCGAGGCCGCATCAGCGCGGCTCACGCTGGCGCGCAGCAATCTCGCCAGAGAACAGCGACTCTTCGCTGAGAAAGTGTCGCCCGAGCAGGATCTGATCGCCGCCCGTACCGCCGCAACCGAAGCCGCTATCGCCCTGCGCCTCGCGCGCCAGCAACTCGCCGCCACCGGTCGTGCGAGCGGCGGCTTGAACCGCGTCGCCCTTCCCGCCCCCATTTCCGGTCAGATCATCGGCAGGACCGCATTATTGGGTCAGGTCGTTGCTGCCGATACGGAAGTCTACCGCATCGCCAATCTTTCGAAGCTGTCCGTTTCGGTGTCGCTTTCGGCCGCCGATGCCGCGTTGATTCGACCCGGCGTGGCAGTAACCATAACGGGTCAGGGCCGCAGCGCGCGCGCAACGCTGCGCTTCCTCTCGCCCATATTGGATGCGCAGACCCGGCTGGTCCCGGCCATCGTAGCACTGGATAATAGCGACGCCTCTTGGCGCATCGGCGAAGCCGTAACCGCTGCTATCGACCTGCCTGTCAAGGAAGGGGACCAGTCTATCAGCGTGCCGCAGGTCGCGGTCCAGACGATCGAGGGCAAGCCCAGCGTCTTCGTCCGCACACGCACCGGATTTCGGGCGATGTCGGTCGAGACCGGTGCCGTCAGCGGCGAACGCATCCTCATCACGCGCGGCCTGAAAGGCGGCGAACGCATCGCCGCCACCGGTAGTTTCATTCTCAAGGCCGAGCTCGGAAAGGGCGAGGCCGAACATGGACATTGA
- the maiA gene encoding maleylacetoacetate isomerase gives MTEPVLHGYFRSTASYRVRIALNLKGVAYADAFHHLRKGEQRAPDYLALNPQGLLPALEIDGAVLTQSLAICEYLDETAAGPRLLPADPIRRARVRAAAQVIACDTHPVQNLKILDRLRGLGLDKEQVTGWAVQAIDEGLDAFDRLIADEDGPYCFGNQVTLADIFLVAQLVNARRFCVDLRWPRLLAVEQACLALDAFNKAAPQNQPDAE, from the coding sequence ATGACTGAACCCGTCCTCCACGGCTATTTTCGCTCGACCGCATCCTATCGGGTACGGATAGCGCTGAACCTGAAAGGTGTCGCCTATGCCGATGCCTTCCACCATCTGCGCAAGGGCGAGCAGCGCGCGCCGGATTATCTCGCGCTCAATCCGCAAGGGCTGCTGCCTGCATTGGAGATCGACGGCGCAGTGCTGACCCAGAGCCTCGCCATCTGCGAATATCTGGACGAGACGGCGGCGGGACCAAGGCTGCTTCCCGCCGATCCGATCCGCCGGGCCAGGGTGCGCGCGGCGGCGCAGGTCATCGCCTGCGACACCCATCCGGTCCAGAACCTCAAGATACTCGATCGGCTGCGCGGCCTGGGTCTGGACAAGGAACAGGTGACGGGCTGGGCCGTGCAGGCGATCGACGAAGGGCTGGACGCCTTCGACCGGCTGATCGCGGATGAGGACGGGCCATATTGCTTCGGCAATCAGGTGACGCTGGCTGACATTTTCCTGGTGGCGCAACTGGTGAATGCCCGGCGTTTCTGCGTCGACCTGCGATGGCCTAGATTGCTGGCGGTGGAGCAGGCCTGTCTGGCGCTCGATGCATTCAACAAGGCCGCACCGCAGAACCAGCCGGACGCGGAATAG
- a CDS encoding fumarylacetoacetate hydrolase family protein, producing the protein MTTLFEPQAPVIVATSEGNGFPVRRLFCIGRNYAAHAREMGRDPDREAPFFFTKWAETVVLSGSMIAYPAETANFHYEAELVVAIGKGGRNIMAVDALDHVYGYATGLDMTRRDLQFEARDKGRPWDTGKNVEQSSPLGIIHAANAVGHLSTGRIALTVNGVVKQDADLADLIWNVPDVIAYVSRFYRLEQGDLIYTGTPAGVGAVVEGDEIVVTIDGLSDCIIKVGPKAHD; encoded by the coding sequence GTGACCACCCTGTTTGAGCCGCAGGCGCCCGTGATAGTCGCGACCAGCGAAGGCAATGGCTTTCCTGTCCGCCGCCTGTTCTGCATCGGCCGAAACTATGCCGCCCATGCCCGCGAAATGGGCAGGGACCCGGACCGCGAAGCGCCCTTCTTCTTCACCAAATGGGCTGAAACCGTGGTGCTGTCCGGCTCGATGATCGCCTATCCCGCCGAAACCGCCAATTTCCACTATGAGGCCGAACTGGTGGTCGCCATCGGCAAGGGCGGACGCAACATCATGGCGGTCGATGCGCTAGACCATGTCTATGGCTATGCCACCGGCCTCGATATGACGCGCCGCGACCTGCAGTTCGAAGCGCGCGACAAGGGCCGCCCCTGGGACACCGGCAAGAATGTCGAGCAATCCTCGCCGCTGGGTATCATTCATGCGGCCAATGCAGTCGGTCATCTGTCGACCGGGCGCATCGCGCTGACCGTCAATGGTGTGGTGAAGCAGGATGCCGACCTGGCCGACCTGATCTGGAATGTGCCCGACGTCATTGCCTATGTCTCGCGCTTCTACCGGCTGGAGCAGGGCGACCTGATCTACACCGGCACGCCGGCAGGTGTCGGCGCGGTGGTCGAGGGGGACGAGATCGTCGTGACCATCGACGGCCTGTCCGATTGCATCATCAAGGTTGGACCCAAGGCCCATGACTGA
- a CDS encoding CusA/CzcA family heavy metal efflux RND transporter → MIDAIVTFSVARRWLVLLLTLVACLIGGWALQRLPIDAVPDITNNQVQVNVRAPALSPELIEKQVAFPIETALSGIQGLEYTRSLSRNGFAQVTAVFTDATDIYFARQQVNERLAGLAESLPTGVTPEMGPIATGLGEVYMWTVHLAHRKDDRHEPGEPGLQPDGSYITPEGERLVSQADQATYLRTAQDWIVTPLLKNTPGLAGIDSIGGYVKQYQVVPDVQRLAALRISLDDLARALEENNGAVGAGVIDRNGEGLAVRSDARLSGAADLARTVIATREGVPILLSQVATVKTGQAIRMGSASENGREVVVGTAVMRVGENSRTVAAAVANRLEAINASLPTDVIIQPVLDRTALVHSTISTVAKNLTEGALLVIVVLFALLGNFRAALIAALVIPITMLMTSFGMLQGSISANLMSLGALDFGLIVDGAVIIVENALRRIAEGQHHQRRLLTLDERLATVVAAAREMIRPSVYGQAIIILVYIPLLTLTGIEGKTFTPMAMTVIFALACAFILSLTFVPAMLAILLSKPVEEKEGRIIAWIKTRYEPGLDGAMRRPTRTIGIAVAAFLLAIGAFLTLGQEFLPQLDEGDATAQMLRIPGTSVEQSQAMQFKVEKAIASLPQVLFVFSKTGTAELAADPMPPNISDTFIIMKPRDQWPDPSLSKAALIAQIEQKLEALPGSAFEISQPIQMRFNELIAGVRGDIAVKVYGDDPDSMARTANRIAAILRKSEGATDVRVEQTEGLPMLDIRPRREALAQYGLSARAVQDVIAAAVGGRDAGMIFEGDRRFAVTIRLDDRQRADLAQLEQIPVPTPAGVHVPLSSVADIAVTTGPNQISRENGKRRIVVQANVRDRDVASVVADAQAAVATELRLPAGAYLEWSGQFENLASARERLMLVVPACFAFILLLLYGALGRARDAVIVFTGVPLALVGGILALFLRGMPFSVSAAVGFIALSGIAVLNGLVMLTSIQHLVAQGMAAADAAREGARQRLRPVVMTALVASLGFVPMALATGSGAEVQKPLATVVIGGLVSATLLTLFILPTLYARFGSYNAGKDRVRTGDRETAAVKPA, encoded by the coding sequence ATGATCGACGCCATCGTCACATTTTCGGTCGCACGGCGCTGGCTGGTGCTGCTGCTGACCCTCGTCGCCTGTCTGATCGGTGGATGGGCGCTTCAGCGCCTGCCGATCGACGCGGTTCCCGACATCACCAACAACCAGGTGCAAGTGAATGTGCGGGCGCCTGCCCTGTCGCCCGAACTGATCGAAAAGCAGGTTGCCTTCCCCATCGAAACCGCGCTTTCGGGTATCCAGGGGCTGGAATATACACGATCGCTCAGCCGTAACGGCTTTGCGCAGGTCACGGCGGTCTTCACCGATGCGACCGATATTTATTTCGCGCGCCAGCAGGTGAATGAACGGCTCGCGGGACTTGCCGAAAGCCTGCCCACTGGCGTGACGCCCGAAATGGGGCCGATCGCGACGGGACTGGGGGAGGTCTATATGTGGACCGTCCACCTCGCTCATCGCAAGGACGACAGACATGAACCGGGCGAGCCGGGTCTGCAGCCGGACGGAAGCTATATCACACCCGAAGGCGAAAGGCTGGTCAGTCAGGCGGATCAGGCGACCTATCTGCGCACCGCGCAGGATTGGATCGTGACGCCCCTGCTCAAGAATACGCCCGGCCTTGCCGGCATCGATTCGATCGGCGGCTATGTGAAACAATATCAGGTCGTGCCTGACGTTCAGCGTCTGGCGGCGCTGCGCATCAGCCTCGACGACCTGGCCCGCGCGCTGGAGGAGAATAATGGCGCGGTGGGCGCCGGTGTCATCGACCGCAATGGGGAAGGACTGGCGGTGCGATCCGACGCGCGCCTGTCCGGTGCCGCCGACCTGGCCCGCACCGTCATCGCCACGCGGGAAGGCGTACCGATCTTGCTGAGCCAGGTGGCGACGGTGAAGACCGGGCAGGCGATCCGCATGGGGTCTGCCTCCGAAAACGGGCGGGAAGTCGTGGTCGGCACCGCCGTCATGCGTGTGGGCGAAAATAGCCGCACCGTGGCGGCAGCGGTGGCGAACCGGTTGGAGGCCATCAACGCCTCACTGCCGACCGACGTTATCATCCAGCCGGTTCTGGATCGCACCGCGCTGGTCCATTCGACCATCTCCACCGTGGCAAAGAACCTGACCGAAGGTGCGTTGCTCGTCATCGTCGTGCTGTTTGCCCTGCTGGGTAATTTCCGCGCAGCGCTGATCGCTGCCCTGGTCATTCCGATCACCATGTTGATGACCAGTTTCGGCATGTTGCAGGGGAGTATCTCGGCCAATCTGATGAGCCTCGGCGCGCTCGATTTCGGGCTGATCGTCGATGGGGCGGTCATCATCGTCGAAAATGCCTTGCGCCGCATTGCCGAGGGACAGCATCATCAAAGGCGGCTGCTCACCCTCGATGAACGGCTCGCCACCGTGGTGGCCGCGGCGCGAGAGATGATCCGTCCGTCCGTTTACGGCCAGGCGATCATCATCCTCGTCTACATACCGCTGCTCACACTGACGGGCATCGAGGGCAAGACCTTCACGCCGATGGCGATGACGGTCATCTTCGCGCTTGCCTGCGCGTTCATCCTGTCGCTGACCTTTGTGCCGGCGATGCTCGCCATCCTGCTGTCCAAACCGGTGGAAGAGAAGGAAGGCCGGATCATCGCGTGGATCAAGACGCGCTATGAACCTGGTCTGGATGGTGCGATGCGTCGCCCTACCCGTACGATCGGCATTGCCGTCGCAGCCTTCCTTCTGGCGATCGGCGCCTTCCTGACCCTCGGCCAGGAATTTCTGCCGCAACTGGACGAAGGAGACGCGACCGCCCAGATGTTGCGCATCCCCGGCACATCGGTCGAACAGAGCCAGGCGATGCAGTTCAAGGTCGAAAAGGCGATCGCCAGCCTACCCCAGGTGCTGTTCGTTTTTTCCAAGACGGGAACGGCGGAACTGGCCGCCGATCCGATGCCGCCCAATATTTCCGACACCTTCATTATCATGAAGCCGCGCGACCAATGGCCCGACCCCAGCTTGTCCAAGGCGGCGTTGATCGCGCAGATCGAGCAGAAGCTGGAGGCTCTGCCCGGCAGCGCCTTCGAAATCAGCCAGCCGATCCAGATGCGCTTCAACGAACTGATCGCCGGGGTGCGCGGCGACATAGCGGTCAAGGTCTATGGCGACGATCCGGACTCCATGGCCCGCACCGCCAATCGCATCGCCGCGATCCTGCGCAAGAGCGAAGGTGCCACCGACGTGCGGGTCGAGCAGACGGAAGGACTTCCCATGCTGGACATCCGTCCCCGCCGGGAAGCGCTCGCCCAATATGGCCTGTCCGCCAGAGCCGTGCAGGATGTCATCGCCGCCGCAGTTGGCGGACGCGATGCCGGCATGATCTTCGAAGGCGACCGGCGCTTTGCCGTCACCATCCGCCTCGACGATCGCCAACGTGCTGACCTCGCGCAACTGGAACAGATACCGGTGCCGACACCGGCGGGCGTCCATGTGCCGCTGTCGAGCGTGGCAGACATTGCGGTCACGACCGGACCGAACCAGATCAGCCGGGAAAATGGCAAGCGGCGGATCGTGGTGCAAGCCAATGTGCGCGACCGGGACGTCGCCAGCGTGGTCGCCGACGCACAAGCCGCCGTCGCCACGGAATTGCGCCTGCCCGCCGGCGCCTATCTGGAATGGAGCGGGCAATTCGAGAATCTCGCCTCCGCCCGCGAACGGCTGATGCTGGTGGTGCCTGCATGTTTCGCGTTCATTCTCCTGCTGCTCTACGGCGCCCTGGGTCGGGCGCGGGATGCAGTGATCGTCTTCACCGGCGTACCACTGGCGCTGGTCGGGGGGATATTGGCGCTGTTCCTGCGCGGCATGCCTTTTTCCGTGTCCGCTGCGGTGGGCTTCATCGCGCTATCGGGCATCGCTGTGCTCAATGGTCTGGTGATGTTGACCTCCATCCAGCATCTCGTAGCGCAGGGCATGGCGGCGGCCGACGCCGCCAGGGAAGGTGCGAGACAGCGGTTGCGGCCCGTCGTCATGACCGCGCTCGTCGCTTCGCTCGGCTTCGTGCCGATGGCGCTCGCTACCGGGTCAGGCGCCGAAGTCCAGAAACCACTGGCGACCGTGGTGATCGGAGGCCTCGTCTCCGCGACGTTGCTGACATTGTTCATTCTACCGACGCTCTACGCCCGCTTCGGTAGCTATAATGCGGGGAAAGACCGGGTCCGGACGGGAGATAGGGAGACGGCAGCCGTCAAACCCGCCTGA
- a CDS encoding alpha-L-arabinofuranosidase C-terminal domain-containing protein, with protein sequence MGQAGRKLCCGIAAIGALFLSLSTPQAKARQPSASVGDAQLIVDTDKPGPTIDPNIYGQFVEHLGRGVYEGIWVGPDSPIPNVRGIRSDVVTALRKVQIPVIRWPGGCFADGYHWADGIGPASQRPQGINAAWDKSPETNAFGTHEYMDFLDQIGAKAFVSVNVGSGSVKEADDWMRYMTAPADSQPGKARAANGRTEPWAVPFIGVGNENWGCGGNMTADSYAVAFRHYAAFLRNYSGEGAKLIAVGADTDDYDWTDRVMAQAMMWRPHPTPLAYTTDRPLMWGLSLHFYTFAGNDWRNKGRNVGFGAAEWASALARANLTDELIRRHSAIMDKYDPEKRVALAVDEWGAWFQSEKDAPSQLYLESTLRDAVIAGLSLNIFNRHADRVRMANLAQMVNVIQSLILTDGAKMVVTPTYHVFDLYKAHQGAALIPVEVQAPDYIEGDTRLPGLSVSASKDKAGKLHLTIVNLDPARASNLHITLKSGTWRKASAQTLTADRIDTRIGFDAPDPFIPQPLPTRISQGQVSVKIASKSVTLVEIEQ encoded by the coding sequence GTGGGCCAGGCCGGACGGAAACTTTGTTGCGGGATCGCCGCGATCGGCGCCCTGTTTCTCAGCCTATCCACGCCCCAGGCAAAAGCGCGGCAGCCGTCCGCGTCCGTTGGGGACGCCCAACTGATTGTCGATACGGACAAACCCGGCCCCACCATCGATCCCAATATCTACGGCCAGTTTGTCGAGCATCTGGGCCGTGGCGTCTATGAAGGCATCTGGGTCGGTCCCGATTCTCCTATCCCCAATGTGCGCGGTATCCGCAGCGATGTCGTCACCGCGCTTCGCAAGGTACAGATCCCCGTCATCCGCTGGCCGGGCGGATGTTTTGCCGATGGCTATCATTGGGCGGATGGAATCGGTCCCGCCAGCCAGCGGCCACAGGGCATCAATGCGGCCTGGGACAAATCGCCCGAAACCAATGCGTTCGGTACGCATGAATATATGGATTTTCTCGATCAGATCGGCGCCAAGGCCTTCGTATCGGTGAATGTCGGATCGGGAAGCGTCAAGGAAGCCGACGACTGGATGCGTTACATGACCGCGCCGGCCGACAGCCAGCCCGGCAAAGCCCGCGCAGCCAACGGACGGACCGAACCTTGGGCGGTGCCCTTCATCGGTGTCGGCAATGAAAACTGGGGCTGCGGCGGCAATATGACCGCAGACAGTTACGCGGTCGCCTTCCGCCATTATGCCGCCTTCCTGCGCAACTATTCAGGCGAAGGGGCGAAGCTGATCGCCGTGGGCGCCGATACGGACGATTATGACTGGACCGATCGCGTCATGGCCCAGGCGATGATGTGGCGGCCCCATCCGACACCGCTCGCCTATACGACGGATCGCCCGCTAATGTGGGGCCTGTCGCTCCATTTCTATACCTTCGCCGGCAATGACTGGCGCAACAAGGGACGCAATGTCGGCTTCGGCGCGGCCGAATGGGCCTCCGCACTGGCGCGCGCCAATCTGACCGACGAACTCATCCGCCGTCATTCGGCGATCATGGACAAATATGATCCGGAAAAGCGCGTCGCCCTGGCCGTGGACGAATGGGGCGCCTGGTTCCAGAGCGAGAAGGACGCCCCGTCCCAACTCTATCTGGAAAGCACGTTGCGCGACGCGGTGATCGCGGGACTTAGCCTCAACATCTTCAATCGCCATGCTGACCGGGTGCGGATGGCCAATCTCGCCCAGATGGTGAATGTAATCCAGTCGCTGATCCTGACCGACGGCGCGAAGATGGTGGTGACGCCAACCTATCATGTGTTCGACCTGTACAAGGCGCATCAGGGCGCGGCGCTGATACCGGTCGAGGTACAGGCCCCCGACTATATCGAAGGCGATACGCGCCTGCCGGGCCTCAGCGTCTCCGCCTCGAAGGATAAAGCAGGAAAGCTGCACCTGACCATCGTCAATCTCGATCCGGCGCGTGCCAGCAATCTCCATATCACGCTCAAGAGCGGAACATGGCGCAAGGCGAGCGCTCAAACGCTCACCGCCGACCGGATCGACACGCGGATAGGGTTCGATGCGCCCGACCCCTTCATACCGCAGCCGCTGCCAACCCGAATCAGTCAGGGGCAGGTGAGCGTGAAGATCGCGTCCAAATCGGTGACGCTGGTGGAAATCGAACAATGA
- a CDS encoding glycoside hydrolase family 68 protein yields the protein MLTSWTAEHVGAISTNPSTSALIAADDFVRISPSIDIWDAWPVQKRDGAPLLLDGGAQLWMALAAPRFDNPDERHEHARIHLFLRTDDRWDHLGPAMPDGFSPGSREWSGSAIFDEAVGEVILYFTAAGRRDEAELTFEQRMFSARARLTKEGRLVEWGQLIEVIPAQPALYMPTTDGGQIGTIKAFRDPAYFRDPTDGRHYLFFAGSLAGSASAFNGVVGVATAPADQPDHWTIARPLLSADGVNNELERPHVIQHKGLYYLFWSTQRHVFNPEAAIGPTGLYGMVSEGVSGPWRPINGSGLVFANPREAPAQAYSWMILPDLSVTSFVDDWGVGTERRFGGSFAPFTQLWLDGDRGGIAA from the coding sequence ATGCTCACATCCTGGACTGCCGAGCATGTCGGCGCAATTTCCACGAACCCGTCCACCTCGGCATTAATCGCCGCAGATGACTTTGTGCGCATATCCCCTTCCATCGATATATGGGATGCTTGGCCCGTGCAGAAACGCGATGGCGCGCCTCTTCTTCTCGATGGTGGCGCTCAATTGTGGATGGCGCTGGCGGCGCCTCGGTTCGACAATCCCGATGAACGCCACGAACATGCGCGCATTCACCTCTTCCTTCGGACGGACGATCGCTGGGACCATCTGGGTCCGGCCATGCCGGACGGTTTCTCTCCCGGTAGCCGGGAATGGTCGGGATCGGCTATTTTCGATGAAGCCGTGGGCGAAGTGATCCTCTACTTCACGGCTGCCGGCCGCCGGGACGAAGCGGAACTGACCTTCGAACAACGCATGTTCAGCGCCCGTGCCCGGTTGACGAAAGAGGGCCGCCTGGTGGAGTGGGGCCAACTCATAGAGGTCATCCCCGCCCAACCCGCGCTCTACATGCCGACGACCGACGGCGGGCAGATCGGCACGATCAAGGCCTTTCGCGATCCGGCCTATTTCCGCGACCCGACCGATGGCCGCCATTATCTGTTCTTCGCCGGATCGCTCGCAGGGTCGGCATCCGCCTTCAACGGAGTTGTCGGCGTCGCTACGGCCCCGGCTGATCAGCCCGATCACTGGACCATCGCGCGCCCGCTGCTGTCGGCTGACGGTGTCAACAATGAACTCGAACGGCCGCATGTCATCCAGCACAAAGGCCTATATTATCTGTTCTGGTCGACGCAACGCCATGTCTTCAATCCCGAAGCGGCGATCGGGCCTACCGGCTTGTACGGCATGGTCAGCGAGGGGGTGTCCGGCCCCTGGCGGCCAATCAATGGCAGTGGGCTGGTTTTCGCCAATCCGCGCGAGGCGCCTGCTCAGGCCTATAGCTGGATGATCTTGCCCGACCTTTCCGTCACCAGCTTTGTCGATGACTGGGGTGTCGGGACCGAACGCCGCTTCGGCGGCAGCTTCGCGCCCTTCACGCAGCTCTGGCTGGACGGCGACAGGGGCGGCATTGCAGCATGA
- a CDS encoding TolC family protein produces MYRFIAAMLAVACCIPFAGAQEGSSPFTLAKALNLAGVRSPAAQVGTAGVQAAEAAQAVARLRPNPELNLQTENVAGSGSYRGFGSAETTAQVTLPLEMGGKRSARMAIADAQHDRALIEQAVVMADLSLSVTQNYIIAVASERRAAIAARQVEIAEEASRAAVIRVRAGRASPLEEQRAGLMRINAQALSEQNQRAAIVARANLARLIDAAVDGPLDQPWFDRLSSTGPIDRPPPEMMLAARAAALDVATAEAQVRLAGAQRVPDLQLFAGPRRLAATNDTAMLFGVSFPLRIFNNGSAAMAQARAARQQADSTRRMTEIQLAQAIASADVEVANAETAARIASSTALAIATEAARIARIGYREGKFGQIDLLDAERSLAETRLAAIDALTAYHDASARRDRLTAPAPLSSKD; encoded by the coding sequence ATGTATCGCTTCATTGCGGCCATGCTGGCCGTGGCCTGCTGCATTCCCTTCGCCGGAGCACAGGAAGGGTCTTCGCCCTTTACTCTGGCGAAGGCGCTGAATCTGGCAGGCGTCCGGTCCCCCGCTGCACAAGTAGGCACCGCAGGCGTCCAGGCGGCCGAAGCCGCCCAGGCCGTCGCGCGGCTCCGCCCCAATCCCGAACTCAATCTGCAAACCGAAAATGTCGCCGGCAGCGGTAGCTATCGCGGCTTCGGTAGCGCGGAAACCACGGCACAAGTCACCTTGCCGCTTGAAATGGGTGGCAAGCGGTCGGCCCGCATGGCCATCGCAGACGCCCAGCATGACCGCGCACTGATCGAGCAAGCGGTGGTCATGGCCGACCTCAGCCTGTCCGTCACCCAAAACTATATCATTGCCGTCGCCTCTGAACGACGCGCCGCCATCGCCGCGCGGCAGGTCGAAATAGCGGAGGAGGCAAGCCGTGCGGCCGTTATTCGCGTGCGCGCCGGTCGTGCATCTCCTCTGGAGGAACAGCGCGCAGGTCTGATGCGGATCAACGCGCAAGCGCTGTCGGAACAGAACCAGCGCGCCGCCATCGTCGCGCGGGCGAATCTGGCGCGGCTGATCGACGCAGCGGTTGACGGCCCGCTCGACCAGCCCTGGTTTGATCGCCTGTCGTCCACTGGCCCCATCGATCGCCCGCCGCCGGAGATGATGCTGGCCGCCCGCGCCGCCGCGTTGGATGTTGCTACGGCGGAGGCGCAGGTACGTCTCGCTGGAGCGCAGCGCGTACCCGACCTTCAACTGTTCGCCGGCCCACGCAGGCTGGCGGCAACCAACGACACGGCCATGCTGTTCGGCGTCTCCTTTCCGTTGCGGATCTTCAACAATGGATCGGCGGCCATGGCGCAGGCGCGCGCAGCACGGCAGCAGGCCGACTCCACGCGGCGCATGACCGAAATCCAGTTGGCGCAGGCGATTGCTTCGGCCGATGTGGAAGTCGCCAATGCCGAGACTGCCGCACGCATCGCCAGCAGCACCGCGCTGGCCATCGCGACCGAGGCGGCACGTATCGCCCGCATCGGCTATCGCGAAGGCAAGTTCGGACAGATCGATCTGCTCGATGCAGAACGCTCGCTCGCCGAAACCCGGCTGGCCGCGATCGACGCGCTCACCGCCTATCATGACGCTTCGGCCCGCCGCGACCGCCTGACCGCGCCGGCGCCGCTTTCATCCAAGGACTGA
- a CDS encoding glycoside hydrolase family 43 protein — MREELRTMQPKARIGILGICLALGWTSLTGAAQPVAADQVRQLDIVQTLAKPKDGKAEGEATLSSYLLVYFKDETHSLHFAVSTDGYHFTDVNNGQPVLNGRDIAEQKGIRDPHIVRGPDNAFYLAMTDLHIFAKREGLRDTEWERPDETYGWGNNHAMIFMKSYDLIHWSHAIVPVDRLFKSTANIGAAWAPETIYDPQKRKMMVYFTTRNGKETDHMVYSYADDAFTTLVTEPKNLFTYPKVRISTIDGDITKIGDTYHLFYVAHDRPGYLRQATSARINGGYVFNPAKIDPETVGTEAPNLWRRHGTNTYVLMYDVFGAKPVNTMGFSETEDFVHFRNLGHFNDPGSPMKATNFVQPKHGAVIPISNEELDRLRQYFTPKG, encoded by the coding sequence ATGAGGGAGGAACTTCGTACCATGCAGCCAAAGGCGAGGATCGGAATATTGGGCATCTGTCTGGCCCTGGGTTGGACCAGCCTTACCGGTGCGGCGCAGCCCGTCGCCGCCGACCAGGTGCGCCAACTGGATATCGTCCAGACCCTTGCCAAGCCGAAAGACGGCAAGGCCGAAGGCGAAGCAACCCTATCCTCCTATCTCCTCGTCTATTTCAAGGATGAGACCCATTCGCTGCACTTTGCCGTTTCCACCGACGGCTATCATTTCACCGACGTCAACAATGGCCAGCCGGTTCTGAACGGGCGCGACATCGCCGAGCAGAAGGGGATACGCGATCCCCATATCGTCCGTGGCCCCGACAATGCCTTCTATCTCGCCATGACAGATCTCCATATCTTCGCGAAACGCGAAGGATTGCGCGATACGGAATGGGAACGGCCCGACGAAACCTATGGCTGGGGCAATAACCACGCGATGATCTTCATGAAGTCCTACGACCTGATCCATTGGTCCCATGCGATCGTACCCGTCGACCGCCTGTTCAAATCGACCGCCAATATCGGTGCGGCCTGGGCGCCCGAAACCATCTATGATCCGCAGAAGCGAAAGATGATGGTCTATTTCACGACCCGCAACGGCAAGGAAACCGACCATATGGTCTATTCCTATGCCGACGATGCCTTCACGACGCTCGTCACCGAACCCAAAAATCTATTCACCTACCCCAAGGTGAGGATCAGCACGATCGACGGGGACATTACGAAGATCGGCGACACCTATCATCTCTTCTACGTTGCACATGACCGCCCCGGATATCTGCGCCAGGCCACTTCTGCCCGGATCAACGGCGGCTATGTCTTCAACCCCGCCAAGATCGATCCGGAAACCGTCGGCACTGAAGCGCCGAATCTGTGGCGGCGGCATGGCACGAACACCTATGTCCTGATGTACGACGTCTTCGGCGCAAAGCCGGTCAACACCATGGGCTTCTCCGAAACGGAAGACTTTGTTCATTTCCGGAATCTGGGGCATTTCAACGATCCCGGCTCGCCCATGAAGGCGACCAATTTCGTCCAGCCGAAACATGGCGCGGTGATCCCGATCAGCAATGAGGAACTGGACCGGCTGCGACAATATTTCACACCAAAGGGCTGA